A single genomic interval of Helianthus annuus cultivar XRQ/B chromosome 13, HanXRQr2.0-SUNRISE, whole genome shotgun sequence harbors:
- the LOC110901656 gene encoding toll/interleukin-1 receptor-like protein, producing the protein MASSSSTLFIHKSFKYDVFLSFRGVDTRKTFVDHLYFALQQKNICIFKDNDEIKIGKKIKDELSKSIEDSKFHIIVFSRNYASSSWCLDELAKIMECHRTKHGHVVCPIFYDVEPSQVRNLCGAVGEAFLKHKEEVSAEKWKGALKEIADIKGLELKNTCDG; encoded by the coding sequence ATGGCGTCGTCTTCTTCAACTTTATTCATTCACAAGAGCTTCAAATATGATGTGTTTTTAAGTTTTAGAGGTGTTGACACCCGTAAAACTTTTGTTGATCATCTTTATTTTGCTCTTCAACAGAAAAACATTTGCATTTTCAAGGATAATGATGAAATCAAGATAGGGAAAAAGATTAAGGATGAGCTTAGCAAATCCATTGAAGACTCAAAGTTCCATATCATTGTTTTCTCAAGGAACTATGCTTCTTCGTCTTGGTGTTTGGATGAGCTAGCGAAGATTATGGAGTGCCATAGGACAAAACACGGGCATGTTGTTTGCCCGATCTTCTATGATGTGGAACCCTCTCAAGTTCGTAACCTATGTGGGGCTGTTGGAGAAGCCTTCCTGAAACATAAAGAAGAAGTCTCTGCTGAGAAATGGAAAGGGGCTCTCAAAGAAATAGCCGATATCAAAGGATTGGAGTTGAAGAACACTTGTGATGGGTAA